In a genomic window of Mycolicibacter heraklionensis:
- a CDS encoding Rv1157c family protein, producing MSRLQTLFATTHFKTQRATAAKAAVAAGSSALLVFGAVGGVAMADPAMPALPLPTAGFPGLPAIEQLSPVIQQAAADPAGATSLLMAAAAAFTGNSNTPASSRQVADSVAQFVQSPPEALPSNHVPTAGSEPGMVAHLPSGIDPAKSVGPAPQAAPNAPEALPAPAEALPDAAPAAPEAAFVAPAPDAAPAANPGFGPDAPPTQDFMYPSIGQNCQADGGNVIATALSVAGPATIPTPGPKPGQTAYVFTAMGTPGPAETQKLPLNVTWVNLTTGKSGSATLQPRTDINPEGPTTLTAIVDTGSGSIMSTIFGQVSTKDHQCNFLPTIGSTVVP from the coding sequence ATGTCGCGCCTCCAGACGCTGTTCGCCACGACGCATTTCAAGACGCAGCGGGCCACCGCCGCCAAGGCGGCCGTCGCCGCCGGATCATCGGCCCTGCTGGTCTTCGGCGCCGTCGGCGGGGTGGCCATGGCCGACCCGGCCATGCCGGCACTGCCGCTGCCCACCGCGGGATTTCCCGGGCTGCCCGCCATCGAGCAGTTGAGCCCGGTGATCCAGCAGGCTGCCGCCGACCCCGCCGGGGCGACCTCGCTGCTGATGGCCGCGGCCGCCGCATTCACCGGAAACTCCAACACGCCCGCCAGCTCCCGGCAGGTGGCCGACTCGGTGGCGCAGTTCGTGCAGTCGCCGCCCGAGGCGCTGCCGAGCAATCACGTACCGACGGCCGGCTCGGAACCCGGAATGGTGGCCCACCTGCCCAGCGGCATCGACCCGGCCAAGTCGGTGGGCCCGGCCCCCCAGGCCGCACCGAATGCGCCCGAAGCCCTGCCCGCGCCCGCCGAGGCTCTCCCCGACGCGGCCCCGGCAGCCCCCGAAGCCGCGTTCGTGGCGCCGGCGCCCGACGCCGCCCCGGCGGCGAATCCCGGATTCGGTCCGGACGCCCCGCCGACCCAGGACTTCATGTACCCGTCCATCGGCCAGAACTGCCAGGCCGACGGCGGCAACGTCATCGCCACCGCACTGTCGGTGGCCGGCCCGGCCACGATTCCGACCCCCGGACCCAAGCCCGGTCAGACCGCCTACGTGTTCACCGCCATGGGGACCCCTGGCCCGGCCGAGACGCAGAAGCTGCCGCTGAACGTCACGTGGGTGAACCTGACCACCGGCAAGTCCGGCAGCGCCACCCTGCAGCCGCGCACCGACATCAACCCCGAGGGGCCGACGACGCTGACCGCGATCGTCGACACGGGCTCGGGCAGCATCATGTCGACGATCTTCGGTCAGGTCAGCACCAAGGACCACCAGTGCAACTTCCTGCCGACCATCGGGTCGACCGTGGTGCCCTGA
- a CDS encoding mannosyltransferase: MEPLRTRTATVIWRPFAKVVPVDTTLNTGATPPARSLTTRLTAWAPLLLAISIAARLAWTYLTPHGANFVDLHVYISGAAALAQPGALYDYVYADQTPDFPLPFTYPPFAAVVFYPLHFLPFGLVAFGWQIGTMAALYGVVRLCQRLLGESATAGRQVAMVWTAAGIWTEPLRSTFDYGQINVILVLAVLYAVYSRRWWVSGLLVGLAAGVKLTPAIAGVYLAGARRWAAAVFSAVVFAGTIAVSVWVTGDQARRYFTELLGDAHRVGPIGTSFNQSWRGGISRILGHDAGYSPPVLIAIGVTAVLAVLAWRALNSGPGADPLGSLLVVELFGLLASPISWTHHWVWLVPLMIWLLHGPCSDRRGARVLGWGWLAVALIGVPWLLSFFQPTIWQDGRPWYLAWAGLVYIVGALVTLGWMATTRVSSPESG, encoded by the coding sequence ATGGAACCGTTACGGACCCGAACCGCGACGGTGATCTGGCGGCCGTTCGCTAAAGTCGTGCCGGTAGACACCACCTTGAACACCGGGGCCACCCCGCCTGCGCGTTCGCTGACGACTCGCCTGACCGCGTGGGCCCCATTGCTGCTGGCGATCAGCATCGCGGCGCGACTCGCCTGGACCTACCTCACCCCGCACGGTGCCAACTTCGTCGACCTGCACGTCTACATCAGTGGCGCGGCCGCGCTGGCCCAGCCCGGCGCGCTGTATGACTACGTCTACGCCGACCAGACCCCGGACTTCCCGCTGCCGTTCACCTACCCGCCGTTCGCGGCGGTGGTGTTCTACCCGCTGCATTTCCTGCCGTTCGGGCTGGTCGCCTTCGGATGGCAGATCGGGACGATGGCCGCACTGTACGGCGTGGTGCGGCTGTGCCAGCGACTCCTCGGGGAATCGGCCACCGCGGGCCGTCAGGTTGCGATGGTGTGGACCGCCGCGGGGATCTGGACCGAGCCGTTGCGCAGCACCTTCGACTACGGCCAGATCAACGTGATCCTGGTGCTCGCGGTGCTCTATGCGGTCTACAGCCGGCGGTGGTGGGTGTCGGGGCTGTTGGTTGGGCTGGCCGCCGGGGTGAAGCTCACCCCGGCGATCGCCGGGGTCTACCTGGCCGGGGCACGGCGCTGGGCCGCTGCGGTGTTCTCGGCGGTCGTCTTCGCCGGCACCATTGCGGTGTCGGTGTGGGTCACCGGGGACCAGGCTCGCCGCTACTTCACCGAGCTGCTCGGCGACGCCCATCGGGTAGGCCCGATCGGAACGTCGTTCAACCAGTCCTGGCGGGGCGGGATCTCCCGCATCCTCGGACACGACGCGGGTTACAGCCCGCCGGTGCTGATCGCGATCGGCGTCACTGCGGTGCTGGCGGTGCTGGCCTGGCGGGCGCTGAACAGTGGACCTGGGGCGGACCCGCTGGGGTCGTTGCTGGTGGTCGAGCTGTTCGGGCTGCTGGCCTCGCCGATCTCCTGGACTCATCACTGGGTGTGGCTGGTGCCGCTGATGATCTGGCTGCTGCACGGGCCCTGCTCGGATCGCCGCGGCGCCCGGGTGCTGGGCTGGGGCTGGCTGGCCGTGGCCCTCATCGGGGTGCCGTGGCTGCTCAGTTTCTTCCAGCCGACCATCTGGCAGGACGGCCGGCCCTGGTACCTG